In a single window of the Flavobacterium ammoniigenes genome:
- a CDS encoding fibronectin type III domain-containing protein: MKRNILYYIVFNFLLLSCGGGNEPVLEPKNLAPSIPSLVSPTLAKLCISNSINFEWTASTDAENNPILYQIQIATDNLFTQIVNTAEVSAPTHTVTLEKGKAYYWRVKATDSKGAASAYSTVYSFFTEGTAVTNHAPFLPQLVAPVANSIITGTTTTLKWTGSDVDATDVLSYDVYLGTIATPTTKVVDNKTTTSFDASLQAATIYYWKVVVRDAKGAETQGQIWSFKTN; the protein is encoded by the coding sequence ATGAAAAGAAATATACTATACTACATCGTATTTAATTTTTTATTACTCTCATGTGGCGGAGGAAATGAACCCGTTTTAGAACCAAAAAATTTAGCCCCGTCAATTCCAAGTTTGGTTAGCCCAACCCTTGCTAAATTATGTATAAGTAATTCAATTAATTTCGAATGGACTGCTTCTACAGACGCTGAAAATAATCCAATTTTGTATCAAATTCAGATCGCTACAGACAATTTGTTTACACAAATTGTGAATACTGCTGAGGTTTCAGCTCCAACACATACGGTGACCCTTGAAAAAGGGAAGGCGTATTACTGGCGGGTGAAGGCAACGGATAGCAAAGGCGCAGCGAGCGCTTACTCTACAGTTTATAGTTTTTTTACTGAAGGTACCGCTGTGACTAACCATGCACCATTTTTACCACAATTAGTAGCACCAGTTGCTAATAGCATCATTACAGGGACAACAACCACCTTAAAATGGACTGGCTCTGACGTAGATGCTACAGATGTTCTTTCATATGATGTGTATTTAGGAACCATTGCTACACCTACTACTAAGGTAGTTGACAATAAGACCACGACCTCCTTTGATGCAAGCCTACAAGCGGCTACTATCTACTATTGGAAAGTAGTGGTTAGAGACGCAAAAGGAGCTGAAACCCAAGGTCAGATTTGGAGTTTTAAGACTAATTGA
- a CDS encoding Ig-like domain-containing protein, with the protein MKKYLLITLLMLGTNLFAQNNLTVNVNGIKANDSIRIIVQKSAEKLLKKWVKYNSSGTSTVQFNVDNGKWALIIDATGYTFPSSTVINIPETNNATVTLTPLLNTNYIYNWKDDDSYAGHATQVYVNEPSTLVVLNNTVSIPNDYSSVKLRNEFGIILSNDRSKWSSEDSFRLYSMLKTLPLQTFGEGSVLNFEKGENVKAIFYLTDQEQFKDINIVNVNGVKHVTVSQSAFTYASPQIGILDGIKTKFYSKRLNHAILNYYTDFGSNEQNVDIIAQEKYGFRFMKSNLETQNLMHEDASNFQEFFNEEKIEILSMFEELPEGFHKQEGLKYLVRRVNGQDHPIYTTAAAIAWTSFNTIEFMSKTFNNTEINSVVRRLILHEKSHFLWAYAFDSVLKKDWSDLGGWFQDPTSSSGWSTYNTTEFVTEYAHEKNPDEDMAESIATYILNPDLLLSRSVRKYEFIRDRIMHGTRYKAQIREDLTFMVYNLFPDYTYPGKIIGSTINVEGSANDDKVVKFEFKLNSKDPKIDGASVGYIRLASSIGTIHDLWLTPKNGSVDSTLVGTTTFSKHEKSGYWNLVSLRIEDPVGNSRFENTSSFGFKLYIENPLEDITPPKWQYNLKSELVQGKFDPNGQNTSDNVNGLQMQAIKYSYDYYDNSPMDRSITRIYFPKLDNSNAQKYEEQIQGKPIINAAKSYKNDYNSIKHFEMHLVIPEYFPSGYYSVSQLNSSDIAGNYTNVYMVKDTANFYIKPGKLDIFKDIRDSLYVKTNFPDYIAPEIDLNRINVIAKPTNPLSPDGETRVDISLLIRDLSDFPTHESGAKLVRYVLRDPLGIEHSYSSWNDNMLLNYYSLKPDGNSEWNLINLDILLPKGSPPGKWGISSMQTVDRAGNFRNYSFVEIVRFDVIESDVKLDEALVATITSKVVNSKNVSSISAEISCKPCQGNKYVYQVYSLLGGNVVRGEGIFTSNFISLNSINLTGVLDGIIKLTVQVTDNQNQLIATTTTDYTKDTVLPKGYYLKSNLQDSGSSNIDSIVFKVLAENVDLNGTYKVLFEQNSTTNKQFDIKSSSTSIPSISIEGVITQTEIVLNNLNISSLKDGVFSSSILITDPNGNEGVPIKKYFYKLDGKISILNKTTPVNDFIEVDEGKVSGVLKNGSDNLLYNDFKLNTNLIPIIVTNPINGTVTLNSNGTFSYVHNGSETTKDSFTYKVNDGTSDSDIATVTITINPVNDAPVALSDQITIKNGETATLLSGGITSVLTNDTDAENNTLTAVRVTNPVNGTLTLNSNGTFTYVHNGSNTITDSFTYKVNDGSVDSNIATVNISIEAFSLPFDNFTIITKSETCSGKNNGEISIKATQSFNYTATINNKVYNFVNNSLIVPDLTAGEYNVCINITGKTFPHCYTLTIGKGGSLTGKTSGVSSNKVAIEITEGSAPFEVLLNGKSKFTTDHTLFELDVNVGDVVMVKSAIACEGIYSKVISDLPNSYMAYPNPTKGSFEISMSTELKEIYIELYSIKAELISKGVYPVVNQKIQLNLDNQTSGTYIAKVYTAIPTSLIIIKN; encoded by the coding sequence ATGAAAAAATATTTATTGATTACATTATTGATGCTTGGTACTAATTTATTTGCTCAAAATAATTTGACCGTCAATGTAAACGGAATAAAAGCAAACGATTCTATCCGAATTATTGTTCAAAAAAGTGCAGAAAAATTATTAAAAAAATGGGTTAAGTATAATTCTTCGGGTACTTCAACGGTTCAATTTAATGTAGATAACGGAAAATGGGCATTGATAATAGATGCAACTGGATACACTTTTCCTTCTTCTACGGTTATCAATATTCCTGAAACAAATAATGCCACGGTTACTTTAACGCCTCTATTAAACACAAATTATATCTATAATTGGAAAGATGACGATAGTTATGCAGGTCATGCAACACAAGTGTATGTAAATGAGCCTTCAACTTTAGTAGTATTAAACAATACGGTTTCAATACCAAATGATTATTCGTCAGTTAAACTAAGGAATGAGTTTGGTATAATTTTATCTAATGATAGATCAAAATGGTCAAGTGAAGATAGTTTCAGATTATATTCAATGCTTAAAACGTTGCCATTGCAAACATTTGGGGAAGGGAGTGTGCTCAATTTTGAGAAGGGTGAAAATGTCAAAGCTATTTTTTATTTAACGGATCAAGAACAATTTAAAGACATCAATATTGTCAATGTAAACGGGGTTAAACATGTTACCGTTAGTCAATCCGCATTTACCTATGCAAGTCCACAAATAGGGATTTTGGATGGAATTAAAACGAAGTTTTATTCTAAAAGATTGAATCATGCTATTTTAAATTATTATACTGACTTTGGGTCAAATGAGCAAAATGTAGATATAATAGCACAAGAAAAATACGGATTTAGGTTTATGAAATCGAATCTAGAAACCCAAAATTTAATGCATGAAGACGCGTCTAATTTTCAAGAATTTTTCAATGAAGAAAAAATTGAAATACTCTCTATGTTTGAGGAATTGCCAGAGGGATTTCATAAACAAGAAGGGCTTAAATATTTAGTAAGAAGAGTAAATGGACAAGATCATCCTATTTATACGACTGCAGCTGCAATTGCTTGGACAAGTTTTAATACTATAGAATTTATGAGTAAAACTTTTAATAACACAGAAATAAATAGTGTTGTTAGAAGATTAATTTTACATGAGAAATCTCATTTTTTATGGGCATATGCTTTTGATAGTGTATTAAAAAAAGATTGGTCTGATTTGGGAGGTTGGTTCCAAGATCCTACCTCTAGTTCAGGATGGTCTACTTATAACACAACTGAATTTGTTACTGAATATGCACATGAAAAGAATCCAGATGAAGATATGGCTGAGTCGATTGCTACTTACATATTAAATCCAGATTTATTGCTATCTAGATCAGTTCGAAAATATGAGTTTATTCGAGACAGAATTATGCATGGAACTCGTTATAAAGCCCAAATTAGAGAAGATTTGACCTTTATGGTTTATAATTTATTTCCTGATTATACTTATCCTGGAAAAATAATTGGATCAACAATTAATGTTGAAGGAAGTGCAAACGATGATAAAGTTGTAAAATTTGAATTTAAATTGAACTCAAAAGATCCAAAAATTGACGGAGCTTCTGTTGGATATATACGATTAGCATCCAGTATAGGTACTATTCACGATTTATGGTTGACTCCGAAAAATGGTTCAGTCGATTCCACTTTGGTTGGAACAACTACATTTAGTAAACATGAAAAAAGTGGTTATTGGAATTTAGTATCATTAAGGATTGAAGATCCTGTTGGGAATTCTCGTTTTGAAAATACTTCTTCATTTGGGTTTAAATTATATATAGAAAATCCTCTAGAAGATATAACCCCACCTAAATGGCAATATAATTTAAAATCAGAATTAGTTCAAGGAAAATTTGATCCAAATGGTCAAAATACTTCAGACAATGTCAATGGATTGCAAATGCAAGCGATAAAATATTCCTACGATTATTATGATAATAGTCCAATGGATCGAAGTATAACTAGAATTTATTTTCCAAAATTAGACAATTCAAATGCTCAAAAATATGAGGAGCAAATCCAAGGAAAACCTATCATTAATGCAGCTAAATCGTATAAAAATGATTATAATTCAATCAAACATTTTGAAATGCATTTAGTTATTCCAGAATATTTTCCTTCTGGTTATTACTCTGTTTCACAATTGAATTCTAGTGATATTGCGGGCAATTATACTAATGTTTATATGGTAAAGGATACTGCTAATTTTTATATTAAACCTGGAAAGTTAGATATATTTAAAGATATAAGAGATAGTTTATATGTCAAAACTAATTTTCCTGATTATATTGCCCCTGAAATAGATTTAAATCGAATTAATGTAATTGCTAAACCAACTAATCCTTTGTCTCCAGATGGTGAAACTAGAGTTGATATTTCTTTATTAATAAGGGATTTGTCAGATTTCCCAACCCATGAATCCGGTGCAAAATTAGTACGATATGTATTGCGTGATCCATTGGGTATTGAGCATAGTTACAGTAGTTGGAATGATAATATGCTACTAAATTATTATAGCTTAAAACCAGACGGAAATTCAGAATGGAATCTGATCAATCTCGATATTTTACTACCTAAAGGTTCCCCTCCGGGTAAGTGGGGGATATCTTCTATGCAAACGGTTGATAGAGCTGGGAATTTCAGGAATTATTCATTTGTAGAGATTGTTAGATTTGATGTGATTGAATCAGATGTAAAATTAGATGAAGCTCTTGTTGCAACAATCACAAGTAAAGTAGTCAATTCAAAAAATGTAAGTTCAATTAGCGCAGAAATTAGTTGTAAACCCTGTCAAGGGAATAAATATGTTTATCAAGTATATAGCCTATTAGGTGGTAATGTAGTAAGAGGCGAAGGAATATTTACCTCCAATTTTATTTCGTTAAACTCTATTAACTTGACGGGAGTTTTAGACGGTATTATTAAGTTAACAGTTCAGGTTACTGATAACCAAAATCAACTTATAGCGACAACAACGACTGATTATACCAAAGATACAGTTCTGCCTAAAGGATATTACTTAAAATCAAATCTACAAGATTCTGGTTCAAGCAATATTGATTCAATTGTGTTTAAAGTGCTAGCCGAAAATGTAGATTTAAATGGGACATATAAAGTCTTATTTGAACAAAATTCCACAACTAATAAACAATTCGATATTAAAAGTTCATCTACTTCAATTCCTTCTATTTCAATAGAGGGCGTAATAACTCAAACCGAAATAGTATTGAATAATTTAAATATTAGTAGTTTAAAAGACGGAGTATTTTCATCATCAATACTGATAACCGATCCAAATGGGAATGAAGGAGTACCAATTAAAAAATATTTCTATAAACTTGATGGTAAAATATCAATACTGAACAAAACTACTCCGGTTAATGATTTTATTGAAGTTGATGAAGGTAAAGTTTCGGGGGTATTAAAGAATGGATCTGATAATTTGTTATATAATGATTTTAAATTAAATACTAATTTAATACCAATTATTGTTACCAATCCAATTAATGGGACAGTAACTCTTAATAGTAATGGAACATTTAGTTATGTTCATAATGGATCTGAAACCACAAAAGATAGTTTTACTTATAAAGTTAATGATGGAACATCGGATAGTGATATAGCAACTGTTACTATAACAATTAATCCTGTAAATGATGCTCCAGTAGCTTTATCTGATCAGATTACAATTAAAAATGGTGAGACAGCAACATTATTATCTGGAGGAATTACGAGTGTTCTAACAAACGACACAGATGCTGAAAATAATACTTTAACAGCTGTTCGTGTTACTAATCCAGTTAATGGAACTTTAACACTCAATAGTAATGGAACCTTTACCTATGTTCATAATGGTTCAAATACTATTACCGATAGTTTTACTTATAAAGTAAATGATGGAAGTGTAGATAGTAATATTGCAACAGTAAATATTAGTATAGAAGCATTTAGTTTGCCATTCGATAATTTTACTATTATTACTAAATCTGAAACATGCTCAGGAAAGAATAACGGTGAAATTAGCATTAAGGCTACTCAGAGTTTTAATTATACAGCTACTATCAATAACAAAGTTTATAATTTTGTAAATAATTCTTTGATTGTACCTGATTTAACAGCAGGGGAGTATAATGTTTGTATCAATATTACGGGGAAAACATTCCCACATTGTTATACCTTAACAATTGGTAAAGGTGGTTCGTTGACAGGAAAAACATCAGGAGTTTCGTCTAACAAAGTGGCAATTGAAATTACAGAGGGTAGCGCACCCTTTGAAGTACTGTTGAACGGTAAATCAAAATTTACAACCGATCACACCCTATTTGAACTTGATGTCAATGTTGGTGATGTGGTAATGGTCAAATCAGCAATAGCTTGCGAAGGTATTTATTCAAAAGTAATTTCGGATCTTCCAAATAGTTATATGGCGTATCCAAATCCTACCAAAGGCTCATTTGAAATTAGTATGTCTACCGAATTGAAAGAGATCTACATAGAATTGTATTCAATCAAAGCGGAATTAATATCTAAAGGTGTTTATCCAGTAGTAAACCAAAAGATACAATTAAATTTAGACAACCAAACGAGCGGAACTTATATTGCTAAAGTATACACTGCTATACCTACAAGTTTAATCATAATCAAAAATTAA
- a CDS encoding NADP-dependent glyceraldehyde-3-phosphate dehydrogenase, with protein MSTIPQEFQITSPLTQDTYLVHGELKKWTGVTTPVYSTISSTADYAPTLLGTIPAMGEKEAMEAVESADLAFNNGQGLWPTMKVVDRIQCMEDFVTKMKDTRAEVVKLLMWEIGKTLGDSEKEFDRTVEYIYDTIDSLKELNSRSAHFSKVQGIHAMVRRGPLGVVLCLGPYNYPLNETFSLLIPALIMGNPVVFKPAKHGVLLLSPLLEAFRSSFPKGAINIIYGRGREVASPIMKSGKVGVLALIGNSTSAIALQDQHPNKNRLRLILGLEAKNPAIILPDADLDLAIQECITGSLSFNGQRCTALKVLYVHESIAQEFNTRFAAKVDALAFGNPWEKGVMLTPLPEKEKPAYIQELIDDAKANGAQILNTKGGQHSDNFIFPAVLYPVNKNMRVYHEEQFGPVVPIISFKDIQEPLNDMAESNYGQQVSLFGKDIKTIAPLIDTLVNLVCRVNLNSSCQRGPDVFPFTGRKDSAVGTLSIHDALRSFSIRTFVASKDNEYNNAILQELLNSKESNFINTDYIL; from the coding sequence ATGAGTACAATTCCTCAAGAATTTCAAATTACATCGCCTTTAACTCAAGATACCTATTTAGTTCATGGCGAATTAAAAAAATGGACTGGCGTTACCACACCAGTTTATTCCACCATTTCCTCTACAGCTGATTATGCACCCACTTTGCTAGGAACTATTCCTGCAATGGGAGAAAAAGAAGCGATGGAAGCAGTTGAATCGGCTGATTTAGCCTTCAATAACGGTCAAGGTTTGTGGCCCACCATGAAAGTAGTGGACCGCATTCAATGCATGGAAGATTTTGTTACCAAAATGAAAGACACTCGTGCCGAAGTGGTCAAATTATTAATGTGGGAAATTGGAAAAACCCTTGGCGATTCTGAAAAAGAATTTGACAGAACGGTAGAGTACATTTACGATACGATTGATAGTTTGAAGGAATTGAACAGCCGAAGTGCTCATTTCAGTAAAGTGCAAGGTATTCATGCTATGGTTCGAAGAGGGCCTTTAGGTGTAGTTTTGTGTCTTGGACCTTATAATTATCCTTTGAATGAAACCTTTTCATTGTTGATTCCTGCTTTAATCATGGGTAATCCGGTGGTGTTTAAACCAGCGAAACACGGTGTATTATTGTTGTCTCCACTTTTAGAAGCATTTAGAAGTAGTTTCCCAAAAGGTGCTATTAATATTATTTACGGTCGAGGTAGAGAAGTGGCTTCGCCAATAATGAAATCTGGAAAAGTGGGTGTTTTGGCTTTGATTGGAAACAGTACCTCAGCGATTGCGTTGCAAGACCAACACCCTAATAAAAACAGATTGCGTTTAATCTTAGGATTGGAAGCCAAAAATCCAGCGATTATTTTACCAGACGCCGATTTGGATTTGGCAATCCAAGAATGTATTACAGGATCGTTGTCATTCAACGGGCAACGTTGTACCGCTTTGAAAGTATTGTATGTTCACGAATCAATTGCACAAGAATTCAATACCCGTTTTGCGGCTAAAGTAGACGCATTGGCTTTTGGAAATCCATGGGAAAAAGGAGTGATGTTGACTCCACTTCCTGAAAAAGAAAAACCAGCCTATATTCAAGAATTGATTGACGATGCAAAAGCCAACGGCGCTCAAATTTTGAATACAAAAGGTGGGCAGCATAGCGACAATTTTATCTTTCCAGCGGTTTTGTACCCAGTGAACAAAAACATGCGTGTGTACCACGAGGAGCAATTTGGTCCTGTGGTGCCAATCATTTCGTTTAAAGATATTCAAGAGCCGTTGAATGATATGGCCGAATCGAATTACGGTCAGCAAGTGAGTTTGTTTGGAAAAGACATTAAAACCATTGCACCATTAATTGATACTTTGGTCAACTTAGTGTGTAGAGTAAACTTGAACAGTTCATGTCAGAGAGGACCCGATGTGTTTCCGTTTACAGGTCGTAAAGATTCTGCAGTAGGAACCTTGAGTATTCACGATGCCTTGCGTTCGTTTTCAATTCGAACATTTGTAGCCTCAAAAGACAATGAGTATAACAATGCTATTTTACAAGAATTATTAAATAGTAAAGAGTCTAACTTTATCAATACGGATTATATTTTATAA
- a CDS encoding rhodanese-like domain-containing protein, which yields MNLTQEDWIAQFESDENAVILDVRTAMEFEEGYIAGAINYDFHQGAAFVADLETLDKSKNYYVYCRSGARSANACAIMNELGFENAYNLLGGIIEWDGDIVEP from the coding sequence ATGAATTTAACACAAGAAGATTGGATTGCTCAATTTGAGTCAGACGAAAATGCTGTTATACTTGATGTGAGAACAGCCATGGAATTTGAAGAAGGATATATTGCGGGAGCTATTAATTATGATTTTCATCAAGGTGCTGCTTTTGTAGCGGATCTAGAAACTTTGGATAAATCCAAAAACTATTATGTTTACTGTCGTTCGGGAGCTAGAAGTGCTAATGCCTGTGCCATTATGAACGAATTAGGTTTTGAAAATGCCTATAACTTATTAGGTGGAATTATCGAATGGGACGGCGATATCGTTGAACCCTAA
- a CDS encoding sulfite exporter TauE/SafE family protein, which produces MEYIGYFASIIIGLSLGLIGGGGSILTIPILVYLFKIDPELATSYSLFIVGITSLSGCISHYRMGNLQIKAALYFAVPSIFSILIIREVIFPQIAETLFSIASYQVSKSFLIMIVFSLLMMAASISMIRKSKEVSTTGKTNYIQLGVIGFFVGIVTGFLGAGGGFLIIPALLFFAKLPMKQAIGTSLLIIFINSAIGFGGDLYIGTPIDYGFLLIISGIAFIGMLIGTQLSKRIDSSQLKPIFGWFVLIMGMYIITKEIFFT; this is translated from the coding sequence ATGGAATACATCGGCTACTTTGCGTCAATTATAATAGGTCTTTCCCTTGGTTTGATAGGAGGTGGTGGATCCATTCTTACTATTCCGATATTGGTCTATTTATTCAAAATTGATCCTGAATTAGCCACCAGTTATTCCTTATTTATAGTTGGTATCACTTCATTATCAGGTTGTATTAGCCACTATCGAATGGGAAATTTGCAAATAAAAGCAGCCTTGTATTTTGCCGTTCCCTCTATATTTTCAATTCTGATTATTCGTGAAGTAATTTTTCCACAAATTGCCGAAACACTTTTTTCTATAGCTTCTTATCAAGTTTCAAAGAGTTTCTTAATTATGATCGTATTCTCATTGCTGATGATGGCCGCTTCGATTTCAATGATTAGAAAAAGTAAAGAAGTTTCAACAACTGGAAAAACCAACTATATTCAATTGGGAGTAATTGGGTTTTTTGTAGGAATTGTAACTGGCTTCTTGGGTGCTGGTGGCGGATTTTTAATTATACCCGCTCTGCTTTTTTTCGCAAAATTACCCATGAAACAAGCTATTGGAACCTCATTGTTAATCATTTTCATCAACTCAGCTATCGGATTTGGCGGCGACTTATACATAGGAACTCCAATTGATTATGGGTTTCTACTAATTATTTCAGGCATTGCCTTTATAGGTATGCTGATTGGTACTCAATTATCTAAACGAATTGATAGCAGCCAACTCAAACCCATTTTTGGTTGGTTTGTTTTAATCATGGGAATGTATATTATTACCAAAGAAATTTTCTTTACCTAA
- a CDS encoding MBL fold metallo-hydrolase: MQIEQIYTGCLAQGAYYITSNGEAAIIDPLREVQPYLDRLERDKVSLKYIFETHFHADFVSGHLDLAKATNAKIVYGPTAKPEFEALVAADEQVFEVGKIKIKVLHTPGHTMESTTCLLIDENGKDHAIFSGDTLFIGDVGRPDLAQKAASMTQEELAATLFHSLRNKIMTLADDVIVYPAHGAGSACGKNMSKETVSTIGNQKATNYALRANMTEAEFIKEVTDGLLPPPAYFGMNVAMNKKGYESFETVLNHGMRAIPVAQLEVMIEETRALLLDTRNNGDFSKGFIPQSINIGIDGDFAPWVGALIADVKQPIILVTANGREEETVTRLSRVGFDNLIGHLEGGFEAWKNAGHDIDTVNRISAEEFEKQVTIGESKIIDIRKESEYEAEHIEDAYSKPLAYINEWVKDINPEEHFFLHCAGGYRSMIAASILEARGFRNFSEVEGGFNAIAKTTVPKTNFVCQSKVLK, from the coding sequence ATGCAAATAGAACAAATTTATACTGGATGTTTAGCTCAAGGAGCCTATTATATTACTTCTAATGGAGAAGCAGCGATTATTGATCCGCTACGTGAAGTACAACCGTATTTAGATCGTTTAGAACGCGACAAAGTAAGTTTAAAATACATATTTGAAACCCATTTCCATGCAGATTTCGTTTCAGGTCATTTAGATTTAGCTAAAGCGACCAATGCAAAAATTGTATATGGACCAACGGCTAAACCGGAGTTTGAAGCTCTAGTTGCCGCTGACGAACAAGTTTTTGAAGTGGGGAAAATCAAAATCAAAGTACTCCACACTCCAGGTCACACTATGGAAAGTACTACGTGCTTATTGATTGACGAAAACGGAAAAGACCACGCCATTTTTTCTGGAGATACCTTATTTATTGGCGATGTAGGTCGTCCGGACTTGGCACAAAAAGCGGCTTCGATGACACAAGAAGAATTGGCTGCTACATTATTTCATTCGCTTCGCAATAAAATCATGACTTTGGCCGATGATGTTATTGTATACCCTGCTCACGGCGCTGGAAGTGCTTGTGGAAAAAACATGAGTAAGGAAACAGTTTCTACCATTGGTAACCAAAAAGCAACGAATTATGCCTTGAGAGCCAATATGACTGAAGCCGAATTCATCAAAGAAGTTACCGATGGTTTATTGCCTCCTCCAGCTTATTTTGGGATGAATGTAGCCATGAACAAAAAAGGATACGAAAGTTTCGAAACCGTTTTAAACCATGGTATGCGCGCTATTCCTGTAGCTCAATTAGAGGTAATGATAGAAGAAACCAGAGCGTTACTGCTAGATACACGTAACAATGGAGATTTTAGTAAAGGTTTTATTCCGCAATCTATTAACATTGGAATCGATGGCGATTTTGCTCCATGGGTAGGTGCTTTAATTGCCGATGTGAAACAACCGATTATATTAGTTACTGCTAACGGACGCGAAGAAGAAACGGTAACTCGTTTGAGCCGCGTTGGTTTTGACAACCTAATCGGGCATTTAGAAGGCGGATTTGAGGCTTGGAAAAATGCAGGACATGATATTGATACTGTCAATCGAATTTCAGCGGAAGAGTTTGAAAAACAAGTGACCATTGGCGAAAGCAAAATTATCGACATTCGTAAAGAAAGCGAATACGAAGCAGAACATATCGAAGACGCTTACAGCAAACCCTTAGCGTATATCAACGAATGGGTTAAAGACATCAATCCTGAAGAGCATTTTTTCTTGCATTGTGCTGGAGGATATCGTTCTATGATTGCAGCTTCTATTTTGGAAGCACGCGGTTTTAGAAATTTTAGTGAAGTAGAAGGTGGTTTCAATGCCATTGCAAAAACGACTGTTCCCAAAACTAATTTTGTATGTCAAAGTAAAGTTTTAAAATAA